From the Pirellulales bacterium genome, one window contains:
- a CDS encoding carboxypeptidase M32: MSSPHATYDNLCHFVHETALLQSIEALLGWDERCLLPPAAADYRAEQMTLLSGLIHRRQTDRRVGDWLAELVDSPLAADPTSETGTTIRQLKRQYDKKTKLPQSLVEELTRTSVLGQQVWQTARQHDDFASFAPLLQKTIELKREQAQAIGYQESLYDALLDDYEPDERTSNLTRVLGALREELVPLVAEIRDSRRSPDLALLHRHYPVEGQQKFSREAAARIGFDFSRGRLDVTAHPFCTAPGPHDCRITTRYEEHNFGCAFFGTLHEAGHGIYDQGLPAGLFGLPPGEAVSMGIHESQSRMWENLVGRHRSFWDYFYPAAQATFADALGDVPLDDFHFAINAVRPSLIRIESDEATYNLHILIRFELEQDLLGGSLTVADLPGAWTQKYASYLGVSPPNDADGALQDIHWSAGLFGYFPTYSLGNLYAAQFFAQADRELGGLAEQFAAGEFQPLRDWLASKIHLHGQRYSAAELVELVTGAPLSHEPLLAHLRAKLTPLY; this comes from the coding sequence ATGTCATCACCACACGCGACTTACGACAATCTCTGCCACTTCGTCCACGAGACGGCGCTCTTGCAGTCGATCGAGGCCCTGCTGGGCTGGGACGAGCGGTGCTTGCTGCCGCCGGCCGCGGCCGATTATCGCGCCGAGCAGATGACCTTGCTCTCCGGCCTCATACATCGCCGGCAGACCGATCGCCGCGTGGGCGATTGGCTGGCCGAGCTCGTCGATAGCCCGCTGGCCGCCGACCCCACCAGCGAAACCGGCACCACGATCCGGCAGTTGAAGCGGCAATACGATAAGAAGACGAAGCTGCCGCAGAGCTTGGTGGAAGAACTGACCCGCACCAGCGTGCTGGGCCAGCAAGTGTGGCAAACCGCGCGGCAACACGACGACTTTGCCTCCTTCGCTCCGCTGCTGCAAAAGACGATCGAGCTGAAGCGCGAGCAAGCTCAGGCCATCGGCTACCAGGAGTCGCTTTACGACGCGCTGCTCGACGATTACGAACCCGACGAGCGGACCAGCAATCTCACCCGCGTGCTCGGCGCTTTGCGCGAAGAGTTGGTGCCGCTGGTGGCCGAGATCCGCGACAGCCGCCGCTCGCCCGACTTGGCCCTGCTGCACCGCCATTACCCCGTGGAAGGCCAGCAGAAGTTCTCGCGCGAGGCGGCCGCGCGGATCGGCTTCGATTTCTCGCGGGGACGGCTGGATGTGACCGCCCATCCTTTCTGCACCGCGCCGGGTCCGCACGACTGCCGCATCACCACGCGGTATGAAGAGCACAATTTCGGTTGCGCTTTTTTCGGCACGCTGCACGAGGCCGGGCACGGCATTTACGATCAAGGACTGCCGGCCGGCTTGTTCGGACTTCCGCCCGGCGAGGCGGTGTCGATGGGCATTCACGAATCGCAATCGCGGATGTGGGAAAACCTGGTCGGCCGGCACCGCAGCTTCTGGGACTATTTTTACCCGGCGGCCCAAGCGACGTTTGCCGACGCGCTGGGCGACGTGCCGTTGGACGATTTTCACTTCGCGATCAACGCCGTGCGGCCATCGTTGATCCGCATCGAGTCGGACGAAGCGACCTACAATCTGCACATTCTGATCCGCTTCGAGTTGGAGCAGGATCTGTTGGGCGGTTCGCTGACCGTTGCGGACTTGCCCGGCGCGTGGACGCAAAAATATGCGTCGTATCTGGGCGTGTCGCCGCCGAACGACGCCGACGGCGCTTTGCAGGACATTCATTGGTCGGCGGGGCTGTTCGGCTATTTTCCCACGTATTCGCTGGGCAACCTCTATGCCGCGCAGTTTTTTGCTCAGGCCGACCGCGAGTTGGGAGGGTTGGCGGAGCAGTTTGCCGCCGGCGAGTTCCAGCCGCTGCGAGATTGGCTGGCGTCAAAGATCCACCTGCACGGCCAGCGTTACAGCGCGGCCGAGTTGGTCGAGCTAGTGACCGGCGCGCCTCTGTCGCACGAGCCGCTGCTGGCCCATCTGCGGGCGAAATTGACGCCGCTTTACG
- a CDS encoding superoxide dismutase, which yields MAFTVPPLPYAFDALEPHIDAKTMEIHHDKHHAAYVTNVNNAIANTDLGSQSVESLCANIDKVPENIRQAVRNNGGGHANHSLFWTIMGPKAGGTPTGPLGDAIKSELGGFDAFKDAFSKAGMGRFGSGWAWLSLDKNKKLVVESTPNQDNPLMHGHTPIVGCDVWEHAYYLKYQNRRADYLAAWWNVVNWSAVAERYAAAKK from the coding sequence ATGGCTTTTACCGTACCGCCTCTGCCGTATGCCTTCGACGCGCTTGAACCCCACATCGACGCCAAGACGATGGAGATTCACCACGACAAGCACCATGCGGCCTACGTGACGAACGTCAACAACGCCATCGCCAACACCGACCTGGGCAGCCAGAGCGTCGAGTCGCTGTGCGCGAACATCGACAAGGTGCCCGAAAACATCCGTCAGGCGGTGCGGAACAACGGCGGCGGGCACGCCAACCACTCGCTGTTCTGGACGATCATGGGGCCGAAGGCGGGCGGCACACCGACCGGCCCGCTGGGCGACGCCATCAAAAGCGAGTTGGGCGGCTTCGACGCTTTCAAAGACGCCTTCAGCAAAGCCGGCATGGGCCGCTTCGGCAGCGGCTGGGCCTGGCTGAGTCTCGACAAGAACAAGAAGCTGGTGGTGGAGAGCACCCCCAACCAGGACAATCCGCTGATGCACGGCCATACGCCGATCGTCGGCTGCGACGTCTGGGAGCATGCCTATTACCTGAAGTACCAGAACCGCCGCGCGGATTATCTGGCCGCTTGGTGGAACGTGGTGAATTGGTCCGCGGTGGCGGAACGGTACGCGGCGGCGAAAAAGTAG
- a CDS encoding phosphoglycerate dehydrogenase, with protein MPRVLVTPTVIKNQPGPYRNVLETAGFEVAYPSVKLSESVPDAGLLMEQLQGASAVLAGSELYDREVLEKAGLRVIARMGVGYDAIDVAAASRAGTLVTIVPGTNHHSVAETTLVLLLGVFRGFPGRDREVRGGVWRRQALPRLAGRTLGLVGLGRIGQAVVPRAIGLGLKVIAYDPQPNEAFAGLHGVKLMSLDELLADADIVSLHLPCTPETTDLIDARTLARMKQGAVLINTSRGGLVDENALAEALAGGKLMAAGLDVFKTEPLPLDSPLLKLDNVLLSPHMGGLDFESQRDMSTMAAQCIADLYQGRWPEGCVVNAELRPGWKW; from the coding sequence ATGCCCCGCGTACTCGTCACTCCCACCGTCATCAAGAACCAGCCCGGTCCCTATCGCAACGTCCTGGAAACCGCTGGTTTTGAGGTCGCTTATCCCAGCGTCAAGCTCTCCGAATCGGTCCCCGACGCCGGCTTGCTCATGGAGCAGCTTCAAGGCGCTTCCGCCGTCTTGGCGGGCAGCGAGCTCTATGACCGCGAGGTGCTGGAAAAAGCGGGTCTGCGCGTGATTGCGCGAATGGGCGTGGGTTACGACGCCATCGACGTGGCGGCGGCCAGCCGGGCGGGCACGCTGGTGACGATTGTGCCCGGCACCAACCACCACTCGGTCGCCGAAACCACGCTGGTTCTGCTGCTGGGCGTGTTCCGAGGTTTTCCCGGCCGCGACCGGGAGGTGCGCGGCGGTGTCTGGCGGCGGCAGGCATTGCCGCGATTGGCGGGCCGCACTCTCGGCCTGGTCGGCCTCGGCCGGATCGGCCAGGCGGTGGTGCCGCGGGCCATCGGCCTGGGATTGAAAGTCATCGCCTACGACCCGCAACCGAACGAAGCCTTTGCCGGGCTGCACGGTGTGAAACTGATGTCGCTCGACGAGTTGTTGGCCGATGCCGACATCGTCAGCCTGCACCTGCCCTGCACGCCCGAAACGACCGACCTGATCGACGCCCGCACGTTGGCCCGCATGAAGCAAGGTGCTGTGCTAATCAATACGTCGCGCGGCGGCCTGGTCGATGAAAATGCTTTGGCTGAGGCCTTGGCCGGCGGAAAACTGATGGCGGCCGGACTGGACGTGTTCAAGACCGAGCCATTGCCGCTCGACAGCCCGCTGCTGAAGCTCGACAACGTGCTCCTCTCGCCGCACATGGGCGGCCTCGACTTCGAAAGCCAGCGCGACATGAGCACGATGGCGGCCCAATGCATCGCCGATCTTTATCAAGGCCGCTGGCCCGAAGGCTGTGTCGTGAACGCAGAGCTGCGGCCGGGCTGGAAGTGGTAG
- the scpB gene encoding SMC-Scp complex subunit ScpB — MLYRPSGPARQLHSVALRHRHPLARGAAPGARGRFWSSAGQPGEATHRRQESPCQRDDHLARVEAVLFVAHEPLTTRKIARLAGLADGTEARTLIRRLNRFYDSQASAFRVEQVAGGFQLLTRPKFGGWLRRLHPSPVETRLSAPALETLAVVAYRQPVVRAEIESIRGVQCGEMLRQLIERDLVRIAGRSHELGRPFLYGTTRRFLQWLGLQSIDDLPRAELLRAKPAGTLDNSPENTPVARRDNEPTPRNDLNEESEVKTEMSVESAYEEPWKFAAETLVLPRAAADEKAEDVDEDDFGDEDDDDDEDDDLDEDDDLDDDDLEDDEWEEVDDDDDDWDDEDEDEDWDEEDEDDEDEDEDWEDD, encoded by the coding sequence ATGTTGTACCGTCCCTCCGGCCCTGCGCGGCAACTGCACAGCGTGGCATTGCGCCACCGCCATCCGCTCGCGCGCGGCGCTGCGCCCGGCGCACGGGGGCGGTTCTGGAGTTCGGCGGGTCAGCCGGGCGAAGCGACTCACCGCCGCCAGGAAAGCCCCTGCCAACGCGACGACCACCTGGCGCGCGTCGAAGCGGTTTTGTTCGTGGCCCACGAGCCGCTGACGACGCGCAAAATTGCCCGCCTGGCCGGCTTGGCGGACGGCACCGAAGCACGTACACTGATTCGCCGGCTGAACCGGTTTTATGATTCGCAGGCCAGCGCCTTTCGGGTCGAGCAGGTGGCGGGCGGCTTTCAGCTTTTGACGAGGCCCAAGTTCGGCGGTTGGTTGCGCCGGCTGCATCCCTCGCCCGTCGAGACGCGGCTCTCGGCGCCGGCGCTGGAGACGCTGGCGGTGGTGGCCTATCGCCAGCCGGTGGTGCGGGCGGAAATCGAATCGATTCGCGGGGTGCAGTGCGGCGAAATGCTGCGACAGTTGATCGAGCGCGATCTGGTCCGCATCGCCGGCCGGTCGCACGAGTTGGGGCGTCCCTTTTTATATGGCACGACCCGACGGTTCCTTCAATGGCTCGGCCTGCAAAGCATCGACGATTTGCCGCGGGCAGAGTTGTTGCGGGCCAAGCCGGCAGGTACGCTAGACAACTCACCAGAGAACACACCCGTCGCGCGGCGGGACAACGAACCAACCCCGAGGAATGATTTGAACGAGGAGTCTGAAGTGAAGACGGAAATGAGCGTGGAGTCTGCCTACGAGGAACCCTGGAAGTTTGCCGCCGAGACGCTGGTGCTGCCGCGCGCCGCGGCCGACGAAAAGGCCGAGGACGTCGACGAAGACGACTTTGGCGATGAAGACGACGACGACGATGAAGACGACGACTTGGATGAAGACGACGATCTCGATGACGACGATCTCGAGGATGACGAGTGGGAGGAAGTCGACGACGACGATGACGACTGGGACGACGAAGACGAAGATGAAGACTGGGACGAGGAAGACGAGGACGACGAAGACGAAGACGAGGACTGGGAAGACGACTAA